One window from the genome of Streptococcus halotolerans encodes:
- the rpoB gene encoding DNA-directed RNA polymerase subunit beta, producing the protein MAGHDVQYGKHRTRRSFSRIKEVLDLPNLIEIQTDSFQDFLDNSLREVFEDVLPISNFTDTMELEFVGYELKEPKYTLEEARAHDAHYSVPLFVTFRLINKETGEIKTQEVFFGDLPYMTEMGTFIINGAERIIVSQLVRSPGVYFNDKVDKNGKVGYGSTVIPNRGAWLELETDAKDIAHTRIDRTRKIPFTTLVRALGFSGDDEIIDIFGEGDLVRNTIEKDIHKNPNDSRTDEALKEIYERLRPGEPKTADSSRSLLTARFFDPRRYDLAAVGRYKINKKLNVKTRLLGQTIAENLIDSETGEILVESGTVMTRDVIESIAEHLDGDLNKFVYTPNDYAVVTEPVILQKFKVVAPSDPDRTVTIVGNANPDDKVRALTPADILAEMSYFLNLAEGLGKVDDIDHLGNRRIRAVGELLANQFRIGLARMERNVRERMSVQDNEVLTPQQIINIRPVTAAIKEFFGSSQLSQFMDQHNPLSELSHKRRLSALGPGGLTRDRAGYEVRDVHYTHYGRMCPIETPEGPNIGLINNLSSYGHLNKYGFIQTPYRKVDRETGRVTNDIVWLTADEEDEYTVAQANSKLNDDNTFAEEIVMGRHQGVNQEYPAHLADFMDVSPKQVVAVATACIPFLENDDSNRALMGANMQRQAVPLIDPKAPYVGTGMEYQAAHDSGAAIIAQHDGKVVFSDAEKVEVRREDGSLDVYHVTKFRRSNSGTAYNQRTLVKVGDMVEKGDFIADGPSMENGEMALGQNPVVAYMTWEGYNFEDAVIMSERLVKEDVYTSVHLEEFESETRDTKLGPEEITREIPNVGEEALKDLDEMGIIRIGAEVKEGDILVGKVTPKGEKDLSAEERLLHAIFGDKSREVRDTSLRVPHGGDGIVRDVKIFTRANGDELQSGVNMLVRVYIAQKRKIKVGDKMAGRHGNKGVVSRIVPVEDMPYLPDGTPVDIMLNPLGVPSRMNIGQVMELHLGMAARNLGIHMATPVFDGATAEDLWETVEEAGMDSDAKTVLYDGRTGEPFDNRVSVGVMYMIKLHHMVDDKLHARSVGPYSLVTQQPLGGKAQFGGQRFGEMEVWALEAYGASNVLQEILTYKSDDVTGRLKAYEAITKGKPIPKPGVPESFRVLVKELQSLGLDMRVLDDEDTEVELRDLDEGEDDDVMHVDDLEKAREKQAKESAELAQAAAEDK; encoded by the coding sequence TTGGCAGGACATGACGTTCAATACGGGAAACATCGTACCCGTCGTAGTTTTTCAAGAATTAAAGAAGTTCTTGATTTACCTAACTTAATTGAAATTCAAACAGATTCATTCCAAGATTTCTTGGATAACAGCTTGCGTGAAGTATTTGAGGATGTACTTCCGATTTCAAACTTCACGGATACTATGGAGTTGGAATTTGTAGGCTATGAATTAAAAGAACCTAAGTACACACTTGAAGAGGCGCGTGCTCACGACGCTCACTATTCAGTACCTTTGTTTGTTACTTTCCGTTTGATTAACAAAGAAACGGGTGAAATTAAGACACAAGAAGTTTTCTTTGGGGATCTTCCTTACATGACAGAAATGGGTACCTTCATCATCAATGGTGCAGAACGTATCATCGTTTCTCAACTGGTTCGCTCACCAGGTGTTTATTTCAATGACAAAGTTGATAAAAACGGTAAAGTTGGTTACGGTTCAACTGTAATCCCAAATCGTGGTGCATGGCTTGAGCTTGAAACAGATGCGAAAGATATTGCTCACACACGTATCGACCGTACACGTAAGATTCCATTTACAACCCTTGTTCGTGCTCTTGGTTTCTCAGGTGATGATGAAATCATTGACATTTTTGGTGAAGGAGATCTTGTTCGTAACACTATCGAAAAAGATATTCATAAAAATCCAAACGATTCACGTACGGATGAGGCCCTTAAAGAAATCTATGAACGTCTTCGTCCAGGGGAGCCTAAGACGGCTGATTCATCACGTAGCTTATTGACGGCTCGTTTCTTTGATCCACGTCGTTATGATTTGGCTGCTGTTGGTCGTTATAAAATCAACAAGAAACTTAATGTGAAAACACGTCTTCTTGGCCAAACCATTGCTGAGAACTTGATTGATAGTGAAACAGGCGAGATTCTTGTCGAATCTGGTACGGTAATGACTCGTGATGTGATTGAGTCTATCGCTGAGCATTTAGATGGTGATTTGAACAAATTTGTTTACACACCAAACGATTATGCAGTAGTGACGGAACCAGTTATTTTACAAAAATTTAAAGTGGTAGCCCCAAGCGATCCTGACCGTACAGTGACGATTGTTGGTAATGCTAATCCAGACGATAAGGTTCGTGCACTTACACCAGCGGATATCTTAGCTGAAATGTCCTATTTCCTTAACCTTGCAGAAGGTCTCGGAAAAGTTGATGATATTGACCACTTAGGTAATCGTCGTATTCGTGCTGTTGGTGAGCTTCTTGCTAACCAATTCCGCATCGGTCTTGCTCGTATGGAACGTAATGTGCGTGAGCGTATGTCTGTTCAAGACAACGAAGTTTTAACACCACAGCAAATCATCAATATCCGTCCGGTAACAGCTGCTATTAAAGAATTCTTTGGTTCTTCACAGTTGTCACAGTTCATGGATCAACACAACCCACTTTCTGAGTTGTCTCACAAACGCCGTTTGTCAGCCCTTGGACCTGGAGGCTTGACACGTGATCGTGCTGGTTATGAAGTGCGTGACGTGCACTATACCCACTATGGTCGTATGTGTCCTATCGAGACTCCTGAGGGACCAAATATCGGTTTGATTAATAACCTGTCTTCTTATGGGCATCTTAATAAGTATGGTTTTATTCAAACACCTTATCGAAAAGTTGATCGTGAAACAGGTCGAGTGACGAATGACATTGTTTGGTTAACGGCCGATGAAGAAGATGAATATACTGTTGCTCAGGCTAACTCGAAACTTAATGATGATAATACATTTGCTGAAGAGATTGTCATGGGACGTCATCAAGGTGTCAACCAAGAATACCCAGCGCATTTAGCAGATTTCATGGATGTTTCTCCTAAGCAGGTAGTTGCCGTTGCGACGGCATGTATTCCTTTCTTGGAAAACGATGACTCAAACCGTGCCCTTATGGGTGCCAACATGCAACGTCAGGCTGTTCCATTGATTGATCCTAAAGCCCCTTATGTGGGTACTGGTATGGAGTATCAAGCAGCCCATGACTCAGGAGCAGCTATTATTGCTCAACATGATGGTAAGGTTGTTTTCTCGGATGCTGAAAAAGTTGAAGTTCGCCGTGAAGATGGTTCTCTTGATGTTTATCATGTGACAAAATTCCGTCGATCAAACTCAGGTACAGCCTACAATCAACGCACACTAGTTAAAGTTGGCGATATGGTTGAAAAAGGTGATTTTATCGCCGATGGTCCTTCTATGGAAAATGGGGAAATGGCTCTCGGTCAAAATCCAGTTGTTGCCTACATGACTTGGGAAGGTTACAACTTTGAGGATGCCGTTATCATGTCTGAACGTCTGGTAAAAGAGGATGTTTACACCTCTGTTCATTTGGAAGAATTTGAGTCAGAAACACGTGATACCAAGTTAGGCCCTGAAGAAATCACTCGTGAAATTCCAAACGTTGGTGAAGAAGCGCTCAAAGACCTTGACGAAATGGGGATTATCCGTATCGGTGCTGAGGTTAAAGAAGGCGATATTCTAGTTGGTAAAGTCACACCTAAGGGTGAGAAAGATCTCTCTGCTGAAGAACGTCTTTTACACGCTATCTTCGGAGATAAATCGCGTGAAGTGCGTGATACTTCGCTTCGTGTACCTCACGGAGGTGATGGTATTGTTCGCGACGTGAAAATTTTTACGCGTGCTAATGGTGATGAATTGCAATCAGGTGTTAACATGCTTGTTCGCGTTTATATCGCTCAAAAACGTAAGATTAAAGTCGGCGATAAAATGGCTGGTCGTCATGGTAACAAGGGTGTCGTTTCACGGATTGTACCAGTAGAAGATATGCCATATCTTCCAGATGGAACGCCTGTTGATATCATGCTTAACCCTCTTGGGGTGCCATCTCGTATGAATATCGGTCAGGTTATGGAGCTTCACTTAGGAATGGCCGCTCGTAATTTAGGTATTCACATGGCAACACCAGTCTTTGACGGAGCAACTGCAGAGGATCTCTGGGAAACGGTTGAAGAAGCTGGTATGGATAGCGATGCGAAGACTGTCCTTTATGATGGTCGTACAGGCGAACCATTTGACAACCGCGTGTCTGTTGGTGTCATGTACATGATCAAACTTCACCACATGGTTGATGATAAACTTCACGCTCGTTCAGTAGGTCCTTACTCACTTGTTACCCAACAACCACTTGGTGGTAAAGCTCAATTCGGTGGACAACGTTTTGGTGAGATGGAGGTTTGGGCTCTTGAAGCTTACGGTGCATCAAATGTCCTTCAAGAAATCTTGACGTATAAGTCAGATGATGTGACTGGTCGTCTTAAAGCTTATGAAGCTATCACAAAAGGTAAACCAATTCCAAAACCAGGTGTGCCAGAATCATTCCGCGTTCTGGTTAAAGAATTGCAATCTCTTGGCCTCGATATGCGTGTCCTTGATGATGAAGACACAGAGGTTGAACTTCGTGATCTTGATGAAGGCGAAGATGATGATGTGATGCATGTTGATGATCTCGAAAAAGCACGTGAAAAACAAGCTAAAGAGTCAGCAGAATTAGCACAGGCAGCAGCCGAAGATAAATAA
- the pbp1b gene encoding penicillin-binding protein PBP1B, producing the protein MSNFKKKARTWLHKGKQSLSIKGPRHKTNHSTKKSSDRGWFVADSLSIFLRIVKLLSNFIYIIVLLLTMLGAGLGLGYLASQIDGVQVPDKAELIKKVETGSLISQLSYSDGSLISDVDTDLLRTPVASDAISDNLKHAIISTEDENFKTHRGVVPKAVFRALMSSLLGIGESSGGSTVTQQLLKQQILGDDPTFKRKAKEIIYALSLEKDMDKDAILTSYLNVSPFGRNNKGQNIAGVEEAAQGIFGKSAAELTVPQAAFIAGLPQSPIVYSPYSGDGRLKSDEELSFGLTRASNVLYNMYREGYLTKSEYHSYKSYDLKQDFIASDTVAASKHDYLYYSVMEEAQKIMYEYLIKKDGVSAQDLKNDATKVAYEERALEELQSGGYQVTTTINKPIYEAMQNAVNQYGNLLDDGTGRTEVGNVLIDNKSGAILGFIGGRDYTTNQNNHAFDTKRSPGSTIKPLIAYGPAIDQGLMGSATMLSNYPTTYSSGQKIMHVDNEGTAMVTLQEALNTSWNIPAFWTYKLLRDKGVDVEDYMTKMGVSIDNYDIESLPLGGGIDMTVEQLANGYQMIANNGAYVKGYMVDKITDNEGKVIYQHKAESVQVFSKATATILQDLLRGPLDSGTTTQFMSRLRSLNGSLANNDWIGKTGTTNDYSDAWLSVSTPKVSLASWAGHDNNTSLGKLTGYDNHSNYLANLVNAINQADPNAFDGGQKFSLDSSVIKSTVNKQTGLKPGTASENGRRYTISGNTTTSYWAKNGAGNMTYRFGIGGTDSDYQKAWSSITGGGNQSNNTKRNSRR; encoded by the coding sequence ATGTCTAATTTTAAGAAAAAAGCACGTACTTGGTTACATAAGGGAAAGCAGAGCCTTTCTATTAAAGGGCCGAGACATAAAACAAATCATTCTACCAAGAAATCTTCAGATCGTGGTTGGTTTGTAGCAGATAGTCTATCTATCTTTTTACGTATCGTCAAATTATTATCAAATTTTATTTATATTATTGTATTGCTTTTGACCATGTTGGGTGCTGGTCTTGGACTTGGGTATTTGGCCAGTCAAATTGATGGTGTTCAAGTTCCGGATAAAGCAGAGCTGATTAAGAAAGTTGAAACGGGTTCTCTAATTTCTCAGCTGTCTTATTCTGATGGTTCATTGATTTCAGATGTTGATACGGATCTTTTACGTACACCGGTTGCAAGTGATGCTATTTCTGATAATCTCAAGCATGCGATCATTTCAACTGAGGATGAGAATTTTAAGACCCACCGTGGTGTGGTGCCTAAAGCAGTCTTTCGGGCTCTGATGTCATCGCTTCTAGGGATTGGAGAGTCCAGTGGTGGCTCTACTGTGACTCAGCAACTCTTGAAGCAGCAAATTCTTGGGGATGACCCGACTTTTAAGCGTAAAGCTAAAGAAATTATCTATGCTCTTTCTTTGGAAAAAGATATGGATAAGGATGCTATTTTGACGTCTTATCTGAACGTATCTCCGTTTGGACGAAATAACAAGGGACAAAATATTGCTGGTGTTGAAGAAGCTGCGCAAGGTATTTTTGGTAAGTCTGCTGCGGAGTTGACTGTTCCGCAAGCAGCTTTTATTGCTGGTCTACCACAAAGTCCAATTGTTTATTCTCCTTATAGTGGGGATGGTCGTTTGAAATCTGATGAAGAGTTATCATTTGGTTTAACGCGAGCAAGTAATGTTTTATACAATATGTATCGAGAAGGTTATCTTACTAAGAGTGAGTATCATTCTTATAAATCTTATGATTTAAAACAGGATTTTATTGCTTCGGATACTGTGGCGGCATCTAAGCATGATTACCTTTATTATTCTGTGATGGAAGAAGCACAGAAGATAATGTATGAGTATTTGATCAAAAAAGATGGGGTTTCTGCTCAAGATTTGAAAAATGATGCTACTAAGGTTGCTTATGAAGAGCGTGCGTTAGAGGAACTCCAATCGGGGGGCTATCAAGTAACGACAACCATTAATAAGCCTATTTATGAAGCTATGCAAAATGCTGTTAACCAGTATGGAAACCTTTTAGATGATGGAACTGGGCGTACAGAAGTTGGAAATGTTTTAATAGATAATAAATCTGGAGCCATTCTCGGCTTTATTGGTGGACGTGATTATACGACCAATCAAAACAATCATGCTTTTGATACGAAAAGATCGCCAGGATCTACTATTAAGCCCTTGATTGCTTATGGACCAGCTATTGACCAAGGCTTAATGGGAAGTGCCACTATGTTGTCAAACTATCCGACAACTTACTCGAGTGGTCAAAAAATCATGCACGTTGATAATGAAGGGACAGCAATGGTTACTCTCCAAGAAGCTTTGAATACTTCTTGGAATATTCCTGCTTTTTGGACTTATAAACTTTTACGAGACAAGGGTGTTGATGTTGAAGATTATATGACCAAGATGGGAGTTTCTATTGATAACTATGATATCGAAAGTTTACCACTTGGTGGTGGTATTGACATGACTGTTGAACAGTTAGCAAATGGTTATCAAATGATTGCTAATAATGGCGCCTATGTTAAAGGTTATATGGTTGATAAGATTACTGACAATGAAGGCAAAGTTATTTATCAGCACAAAGCGGAATCTGTCCAGGTTTTCTCTAAAGCCACAGCAACGATTTTACAGGACTTGCTTCGCGGGCCACTTGATTCAGGCACGACTACTCAGTTTATGAGTCGATTGCGCTCATTGAATGGGTCGTTGGCTAATAACGATTGGATAGGTAAAACAGGGACAACAAATGATTATTCAGATGCATGGCTATCTGTGTCAACACCTAAGGTATCATTGGCATCATGGGCTGGTCATGATAACAATACCTCTTTAGGAAAATTGACAGGCTATGACAACCATTCGAATTATTTAGCGAATCTTGTGAATGCCATTAATCAGGCTGATCCTAATGCCTTTGACGGTGGTCAGAAATTCTCTCTTGATTCAAGTGTGATAAAATCTACTGTCAATAAGCAAACTGGATTAAAACCTGGAACGGCATCGGAAAATGGTCGACGTTACACGATCAGTGGAAATACAACAACCAGTTACTGGGCAAAAAATGGTGCTGGTAATATGACTTACCGCTTCGGTATTGGTGGTACTGATAGTGACTATCAAAAAGCTTGGAGTAGTATTACTGGTGGTGGTAACCAATCGAATAATACAAAAAGAAATAGTCGACGATAA
- the tyrS gene encoding tyrosine--tRNA ligase, with protein sequence MNIFEELKERGLVFQTTDEAALEKALTEGQVSFYTGYDPTADSLHLGHLVAILANRRLQLAGHKPFALVGGATGLIGDPSFKDAERSLQTKETVDGWVVKIQGQLSRFLDFENGDNKAEMVNNYDWFGSVSFIDFLRDVGKYFTVNYMMSKDSVKKRIETGISYTEFAYQIMQGYDFYELNQKHNVTLQIGGSDQWGNMTAGTELLRRKADKTGHVITVPLITDATGKKFGKSEGNAVWLDADKTSPYEMYQFWLNVMDDDAVRFLKIFTFLSLDEIAAIEKQFNAARHERLAQKVLAKEVVTLVHGEEAYRQALNITEQLFAGNVKNLSATELKQGLSNVPNYAVQTQDDLNIVEILVKSGISSSKRQAREDVQNGAIYINGDRIQDLTYTLSDDDKIDQELTVIRRGKKKYFVLTY encoded by the coding sequence ATGAATATTTTTGAAGAACTAAAAGAAAGAGGCTTAGTCTTCCAAACGACTGATGAAGCAGCCCTCGAGAAAGCATTAACCGAAGGGCAAGTTTCTTTCTACACGGGTTACGATCCAACAGCAGATAGCCTACATTTAGGACATCTGGTTGCCATTTTAGCAAATCGTCGCCTCCAATTAGCTGGTCACAAACCTTTTGCGCTTGTTGGTGGAGCAACAGGACTTATCGGCGACCCATCATTCAAAGATGCTGAACGTAGTCTTCAAACCAAAGAAACTGTCGACGGTTGGGTTGTAAAAATTCAAGGACAGCTATCACGCTTTCTGGATTTCGAAAACGGAGATAACAAAGCTGAAATGGTTAACAACTACGACTGGTTTGGATCAGTCAGCTTTATTGATTTCCTTCGTGATGTGGGCAAATACTTCACTGTGAACTACATGATGAGCAAAGACTCCGTTAAAAAACGTATTGAGACGGGTATTTCCTACACAGAGTTTGCCTACCAAATCATGCAAGGTTACGATTTTTACGAATTAAATCAAAAGCATAACGTGACACTTCAAATCGGTGGCTCTGATCAGTGGGGCAACATGACCGCAGGAACAGAACTTCTTCGTCGTAAAGCTGACAAAACTGGCCACGTTATCACTGTGCCACTTATTACTGATGCCACTGGCAAAAAATTTGGTAAATCTGAAGGAAATGCTGTCTGGCTTGATGCCGATAAAACATCTCCTTATGAAATGTACCAATTCTGGCTAAACGTTATGGATGATGATGCTGTTCGCTTCTTAAAAATTTTCACCTTCCTATCATTAGATGAAATTGCCGCTATTGAAAAACAATTTAATGCTGCACGACATGAACGCCTAGCTCAAAAAGTCTTAGCTAAAGAAGTAGTCACTCTAGTTCATGGCGAAGAAGCCTATCGCCAAGCCCTTAACATCACTGAACAACTCTTTGCAGGAAATGTTAAAAACTTGTCGGCAACTGAATTAAAACAAGGTCTCAGCAATGTTCCTAACTATGCTGTTCAGACTCAAGATGACCTTAATATCGTTGAAATCCTAGTCAAATCAGGCATCTCTTCCTCAAAACGCCAAGCACGTGAAGATGTTCAAAACGGAGCCATCTACATCAACGGTGATCGTATTCAAGATTTAACTTATACCCTCTCTGACGATGATAAAATTGATCAGGAATTAACGGTAATCCGCCGTGGTAAAAAGAAATACTTCGTTCTCACTTACTAA